In Siniperca chuatsi isolate FFG_IHB_CAS linkage group LG20, ASM2008510v1, whole genome shotgun sequence, the following proteins share a genomic window:
- the lrrc4bb gene encoding leucine-rich repeat-containing protein 4B yields MRVVMVTSPCTPSPLLWLVQLLLWFHNHGPQLTEAAPPCPTLCTCSNQASRVICTRKSLDQVPDNISENTRYLNLQENTIQVIKSDTFKHLRHLEILQLSKNHIRQIEVGAFIGLPNLNTLELFDNRLTVVPSQAFEYLSKLRELWLRNNPIETLPAFAFHRVPSLRRLDLGELRKLDFISEAAFEGLVNLRFLNLGMCGLKDIPNLTPLVRLEELELSGNQLGIVRPGSFQGLVSLRKLWLMHSRVSVIERNAFDDLKNLEELNLSHNSLHSLPHDLFTPLHQLERVHLNHNPWVCNCDVLWLSWWLKETVPSNTTCCARCHAPPGIKGKYIGELDQSHFTCYAPVIVEPPTDLNVTEGMAAELKCRTGTSMTSVNWFTPNGTLMTHGSYRVRISVLHDGTLNFTNVTVQDTGQYTCMVTNSAGNTTATAVLNVSASDPSNSYSYFTTVTVETVETVRGDEENSARQYINETFIDFPTVQRGVLEGRPGITISPSLSSLSSLSPRANRATENAVTVSIMDVTNIPGLDDVMKTTKIIIGCFVAITFMAAVMLVVFYKLRKQHQLHKHHGPARAIEIVNVEDEIGAGAGSGISGGSTMNSGSGGEGTLRIHHPEIVNLPNIGRTDTLNHYYKTHHFNNNVMGLSIGTEGMGPGGILNNKNQQCQDIPISCTSVPISSSNLLSTSGNGTNINPNSMSPPLPMSLPMPTMGLHGSIKGFMGQNQNPQMEPLLFKGSSKENVQETQI; encoded by the exons ATGCGTGTTGTCATGGTGACCAGCCCCTGTACCCCTTCCCCCCTCCTCTGGTTGGTCCAGCTTTTGTTGTGGTTTCACAACCATGGACCTCAGCTGACAGAGGCAGCACCCCCCTGCCCCACCCTCTGTACCTGCTCCAATCAGGCGAGCCGCGTCATCTGTACAAGGAAGAGTTTAGATCAAGTCCCAGACAATATTTCAGAGAACACAAGATACCTCAATCTACAAGAGAACACAATTCAG GTGATCAAGTCTGACACCTTTAAGCACCTGCGGCATTTGGAAATCCTCCAGCTCTCCAAGAACCACATTCGGCAAATTGAGGTGGGAGCTTTCATTGGCCTTCCCAACCTCAACACACTGGAGCTTTTTGACAACCGTCTCACAGTGGTGCCATCACAAGCCTTTGAGTACCTCAGCAAGCTAAGGGAACTATGGCTACGAAACAACCCCATCGAGACACTGCCGGCATTTGCCTTTCACCGTGTTCCCTCTTTACGCCGTCTCGATCTAGGGGAACTCAGGAAGCTGGATTTCATCTCAGAGGCTGCCTTTGAAGGTCTGGTCAACTTGCGCTTCTTGAATCTTGGCATGTGCGGCTTGAAGGACATCCCTAACCTCACCCCACTAGTACGACTAGAGGAGTTGGAGCTGTCAGGGAACCAGCTGGGGATAGTCAGGCCTGGATCCTTCCAGGGCCTAGTGTCACTTCGCAAGCTGTGGCTGATGCACTCCAGAGTGTCAGTCATTGAACGCAATGCTTTTGATGACCTCAAAAACTTGGAGGAGCTCAACCTCTCCCACAATTCTCTGCATTCTCTGCCCCATGACCTCTTCACCCCTTTGCACCAGTTGGAGAGGGTACATCTCAACCACAACCCTTGGGTGTGCAACTGTGATGTTCTGTGGCTCAGCTGGTGGCTGAAAGAAACGGTTCCCAGCAACACCACATGTTGTGCTCGCTGCCATGCGCCCCCAGGTATAAAGGGAAAGTACATTGGGGAACTAGACCAGAGCCACTTTACCTGCTATGCCCCAGTAATTGTTGAGCCACCAACTGACCTCAATGTCACTGAGGGCATGGCTGCTGAGCTGAAATGTCGTACTGGAACCTCAATGACCTCTGTGAATTGGTTCACTCCTAATGGCACTCTGATGACCCATGGATCATATCGAGTTAGGATCTCAGTGCTTCACGACGGAACGCTGAACTTCACAAATGTGACCGTGCAAGACACTGGGCAGTACACTTGCATGGTAACCAACTCTGCTGGAAACACCACTGCAACCGCTGTGCTCAATGTGTCTGCTTCAGACCCCAGCAACAGCTACAGCTATTTCACCACTGTCACTGTGGAAACAGTAGAGACAGTaagaggagatgaggagaaCTCAGCAAGACAGTATATTAACGAGACCTTCATAGATTTTCCtactgttcaaagaggggtgtTAGAGGGCCGACCTGGCATCACTatatctccttctctctcctctctttcctcactGTCCCCACGAGCCAACAGAGCTACTGAAAATGCAGTGACTGTGTCCATAATGGATGTAACTAACATTCCAGGCCTGGATGATGTAATGAAAACAACTAAGATCATCATTGGTTGCTTCGTGGCCATTACCTTTATGGCAGCTGTAATGTTGGTGGTCTTCTATAAACTACGGAAGCAGCACCAGCTACACAAGCACCACGGCCCTGCCAGAGCCATTGAAATTGTCAATGTAGAAGATGAGATCGGAGCTGGGGCCGGGAGTGGCATCTCAGGTGGTTCAACAATGAATTCTGGCAGTGGTGGAGAAGGAACCCTAAGGATACATCATCCAGAAATAGTCAACCTTCCCAACATTGGCCGCACAGATACTCTCAACCATTACTACAAGACCCATCATTTCAACAACAACGTGATGGGTCTTAGTATTGGCACCGAAGGGATGGGACCAGGAGGGATCCTCAATAACAAGAACCAGCAATGCCAGGATATTCCCATCTCCTGTACCTCAGTCCCAATCTCTTCATCTAATTTGCTCTCCACATCAGGCAATGGCACCAACATCAACCCCAACTCTATGTCCCCACCGCTGCCGATGTCTCTCCCCATGCCTACCATGGGCTTACATGGATCGATCAAAGGTTTTATGGGCCAAAACCAGAATCCCCAAATGGAGCCTCTTCTCTTCAAGGGGAGCTCAAAGGAAAACGTCCAAGAGACTCAgatctaa